From Kamptonema formosum PCC 6407, a single genomic window includes:
- a CDS encoding L-threonylcarbamoyladenylate synthase has translation MAEIYQVHPETPQKEKIEKIKKSLQAGAIMLYPTDTVYAIGCDLNVKSAVERVRQIKHLSNDKPLTFLCPSLSNIAQYAVVSDSGYRMIKRLIPGPYTFLLPATKLVPRLVMEPKRKTTGIRVPDQKFCLALLEALGNPIISTSAHITNDDEGKAPAAALATEENFGKAELFDSLEKLVDIIVDDTSETGYQVSTILDLTQDKPSIVRRGLGWEAVANWAEE, from the coding sequence ATGGCTGAGATTTATCAAGTACATCCAGAAACACCGCAAAAAGAGAAGATCGAGAAGATTAAAAAATCCTTGCAAGCCGGGGCGATCATGCTTTATCCTACTGATACAGTCTACGCGATCGGCTGCGATCTTAATGTTAAGTCCGCAGTGGAACGGGTAAGGCAGATCAAGCATTTATCTAATGATAAACCTTTGACATTCCTATGTCCTTCTCTGTCGAATATCGCTCAATATGCTGTCGTTAGCGATTCTGGATACCGCATGATTAAGCGGTTAATTCCAGGGCCCTATACCTTCCTATTGCCAGCAACTAAGTTAGTGCCTCGATTGGTGATGGAGCCTAAGCGCAAAACTACAGGTATTCGCGTCCCCGATCAAAAATTTTGCTTAGCACTGTTAGAGGCTTTAGGAAATCCGATTATTTCTACTTCTGCTCATATTACTAATGATGATGAGGGAAAAGCACCCGCAGCAGCATTAGCAACTGAAGAAAACTTTGGCAAGGCGGAATTATTTGATTCTCTGGAAAAGTTGGTGGATATAATTGTTGATGATACCTCGGAAACAGGATATCAGGTTTCTACGATTCTAGATCTAACACAAGATAAACCTAGTATTGTCAGGCGCGGACTGGGATGGGAGGCGGTAGCTAATTGGGCGGAGGAATAG
- a CDS encoding DUF427 domain-containing protein, with amino-acid sequence MPKATWNGAVLAESDACEVVENNYYFPPDTINREYFKESSTHTTCGWKGVASYYSIEVNGEVNKDAAWYYPTPKEAAKNITGYIAFWKGVKVER; translated from the coding sequence ATGCCAAAAGCTACTTGGAACGGAGCAGTCTTAGCCGAAAGCGACGCTTGCGAAGTTGTAGAAAATAACTATTACTTCCCCCCCGATACCATAAACCGCGAATATTTCAAAGAAAGTAGCACCCACACTACCTGCGGTTGGAAAGGAGTAGCGAGTTACTACAGCATCGAAGTCAATGGCGAAGTCAACAAAGACGCTGCTTGGTACTATCCCACCCCAAAAGAAGCAGCTAAAAATATTACCGGCTATATCGCCTTTTGGAAAGGTGTGAAAGTAGAGCGTTAA
- the recQ gene encoding DNA helicase RecQ, whose product MSALLPPTFTQPRSLEQALKHFFGYDSFRPGQREIVEAALSKRDMLIVMPTGGGKSLCFQLPALLKPGLTVVVSPLIALMQDQVESLRDNGIGATFLNSTLSLMETRSRETAILDGKIKLLYVAPERLLSERFLPFLDQVAASLGISAFAIDEAHCVSEWGHDFRPDYRQILQVRDRYPHIPIMALTATATDRVRLDIMQQLALREPYIHVASFNRPNLYYEVRAKTKHSFAELLQIIDKNGGSGIIYCLSRKNVDELAYKLQQVGISALPYHAGLNDSDRTSNQTRFIRDDVQIMVATVAFGMGINKPDVRFVVHYNLPRNLEGYYQESGRAGRDGEPAQCILFLGYGDRKTIEYLIEQKPDPQEQRIATQQFRRVIDYAEASDCRRTIQLSYFGEAFPGNCSQCDNCRNQKPLEDWTIEAMKFLSGVARCKERFGMNHIIEVLRGSKSQKVLQYGHDKLSTYGIGKEKSAEDWKMLARSLLHQGLLDETTDGYPVLKLNARSWEVMKRQRTVEIAVVRKQEVQGVQRYSAAEGEILFGVLRKLRKQIADEQFVPPYVVFPDSSLRAMAEQRPQTLNEFAKISGVGTRKRDKYGKQFIEAIREYCEEQGIPTVSTPLTGSNIPNQPSHTQMLTLQLHQQGLTVDVIAEVRDIRATRVVTHLAELIEMNQEVDINQLVDLESQQAIITAIELVGDRSLTPIYQLLGEKYTYDEIKLVRAWLRRNNP is encoded by the coding sequence ATGTCAGCGCTACTACCGCCAACTTTTACCCAACCGCGATCGCTGGAACAGGCACTTAAACATTTTTTTGGGTACGACTCTTTTCGTCCTGGACAGCGGGAAATTGTCGAAGCAGCTCTCTCTAAGCGGGATATGCTGATTGTGATGCCGACTGGCGGCGGTAAGTCGCTGTGCTTTCAATTACCGGCACTGTTAAAACCAGGCTTGACTGTGGTGGTGTCGCCTTTAATTGCCCTGATGCAAGACCAGGTAGAATCGCTGAGGGATAATGGGATTGGGGCAACTTTTCTCAATAGCACTCTTTCTTTGATGGAGACGCGATCGCGAGAAACTGCGATTCTAGATGGTAAAATTAAACTGCTTTATGTTGCCCCCGAACGTTTGCTCAGCGAGCGTTTTTTGCCATTTCTAGACCAGGTAGCCGCGAGTTTGGGGATTTCGGCGTTTGCGATCGATGAGGCTCACTGCGTCTCGGAATGGGGTCACGACTTCCGGCCAGATTATCGGCAAATATTGCAGGTGCGCGATCGCTATCCCCATATTCCGATTATGGCACTAACTGCTACTGCGACCGATCGCGTCCGCCTTGATATTATGCAGCAGTTAGCTCTTAGAGAACCTTATATCCACGTTGCCAGTTTCAACCGCCCCAATTTATATTACGAAGTTCGAGCCAAAACTAAGCACAGTTTTGCTGAATTATTACAGATAATTGACAAAAATGGCGGCTCAGGGATTATCTACTGCCTCAGCCGCAAAAATGTTGATGAACTTGCCTATAAACTTCAGCAAGTTGGGATTTCTGCTCTACCTTACCATGCAGGCTTAAACGATAGCGATCGCACCAGTAATCAAACCCGCTTCATCCGCGATGACGTGCAAATTATGGTAGCGACAGTTGCCTTTGGCATGGGTATTAATAAACCTGACGTGCGTTTTGTTGTTCATTACAATTTGCCGCGCAATTTAGAAGGATATTATCAAGAATCAGGACGCGCTGGCAGAGATGGAGAACCGGCCCAATGTATTTTATTTCTCGGTTATGGCGATCGCAAAACTATAGAATATTTAATCGAACAAAAACCAGATCCTCAAGAACAAAGAATTGCCACGCAACAGTTCCGAAGAGTTATAGATTACGCTGAAGCTTCCGACTGTCGCCGCACCATTCAATTAAGTTATTTTGGAGAAGCATTTCCGGGAAATTGCAGCCAATGCGATAACTGCCGCAATCAAAAACCCTTAGAAGACTGGACTATTGAGGCGATGAAATTCCTTTCTGGCGTAGCCAGATGCAAAGAAAGATTTGGCATGAATCATATTATTGAGGTGCTGCGAGGTTCTAAAAGTCAAAAGGTTTTACAATACGGACATGACAAACTTTCTACCTATGGAATCGGGAAAGAAAAAAGCGCTGAAGATTGGAAAATGTTAGCGCGATCTCTGCTGCATCAAGGTTTACTAGATGAAACAACAGACGGCTATCCTGTATTAAAATTAAATGCTAGAAGTTGGGAAGTAATGAAACGTCAGCGGACTGTGGAAATCGCCGTTGTTCGCAAACAAGAAGTGCAGGGAGTTCAACGCTATTCAGCAGCAGAAGGAGAGATATTATTTGGAGTATTGCGTAAACTTAGAAAACAAATCGCCGACGAGCAATTTGTACCGCCTTATGTGGTATTTCCTGATTCTAGTTTACGCGCAATGGCAGAACAACGCCCCCAAACTTTAAATGAATTTGCAAAAATTTCTGGGGTAGGAACACGCAAGCGAGATAAGTATGGCAAACAGTTTATTGAGGCAATTCGAGAGTATTGTGAAGAACAAGGAATACCAACGGTATCAACACCTTTAACTGGTTCAAATATTCCCAATCAACCCTCTCATACTCAGATGCTAACCTTACAATTACATCAGCAAGGTTTAACTGTGGACGTAATCGCTGAGGTTCGCGATATTCGTGCTACCAGAGTTGTGACTCATTTAGCTGAATTAATCGAAATGAATCAAGAAGTTGATATAAATCAGTTGGTAGATTTGGAGAGTCAGCAAGCTATTATTACAGCAATTGAGTTAGTAGGCGATCGTTCTTTAACACCTATTTATCAACTTTTAGGTGAGAAGTATACTTATGATGAAATTAAGTTAGTGCGGGCCTGGTTGCGGCGAAATAATCCATAA